The Vescimonas coprocola genome includes a window with the following:
- a CDS encoding FeoB-associated Cys-rich membrane protein, with product MLQWINENVGTILICIGLIVIVALIVRSLIRQKKQGKSSCGAGCAHCAMHGQCHKD from the coding sequence ATGCTGCAATGGATCAACGAGAATGTAGGCACCATTTTGATTTGTATAGGACTCATCGTCATCGTAGCGTTGATCGTCCGGAGCCTGATCCGGCAGAAAAAACAGGGGAAGTCCTCCTGCGGGGCCGGATGCGCCCACTGCGCCATGCACGGCCAGTGCCATAAGGACTGA